The following coding sequences are from one Carassius auratus strain Wakin chromosome 15, ASM336829v1, whole genome shotgun sequence window:
- the LOC113114772 gene encoding ephexin-1-like produces MAMTALFRMKWGHKPQVVQPKPQAPVPHLPSEDDDDDDDETLSMRAPIRRNSRFYRSMRKKKLSSSSEQQESPTSSPKPAVDPASFNRLSPSAANPLLPSPRTHHPPSRSGISLPSNGITVLGGVRSRSPLATPGGWARRQEMEELSERTTSACTVQDNDIHTTVDPDSITLRLVRNGESPQKMAVENSCRNLNIVKSVDVLYQEYRDTSKQQEIEQRRQRDGLPAAGSGVTAAPALQLQLRNGMHSLSLWQNLEVVKNSGLLKTLEPKEIIVQEAMFELVTSEASYYKSLELLETDFLRNPLLVNTLSQSDMHFLFSNIKDIMKASERFLMDLEHRIEESILISDVCDIVHFHAIKNFQVFVTYVINQAYQEKNYRRILQENSLFRENISILENQPKVKGLSFTSFLILPFQRITRLKLLVQNILKKVEENSEREKTAILAHQELERIVKDCNEGVRKMSRTEELISIEKTLEFKSKSVPVISHSRWLLKKGEVQQMSGPKSTRTMRSRKLYHPIYLFLFNNLLLITKRSSSGEKYQVLDSCSRSMLRTEDLEDQGQMLASVFVLKLLENQEDREVSYMLKTESISDKLRWIYALTPNRRTRFLSTSTHQPDSPQVQCIQSYSSQEPDELCVEMADVLHILECTDDGWMLGERLHDGERGWFPIRVVERIMSAEVRAQNLKECQRIQQAQEGAQGARAASRGRRPAKSPQYTPTWTDL; encoded by the exons ATGGCGATGACAGCCCTGTTCAGAATGAAGTGGGGACATAAACCTCAAGTGGTCCAGCCAAAACCTCAGGCGCCAGTGCCCCATCTGCCCagcgaggatgatgatgatgacgacgatgagACATTGTCCATGAGAGCTCCGATACGCAGGAATTCACGGTTTTACCGTTCAATGAGAAAGAAAAAGTTgtcttcatcttcagaacaacAAGAAA GCCCCACTTCCTCTCCTAAACCAGCAGTGGACCCCGCCTCCTTCAATAGACTCAGCCCCTCTGCAGCAAATCCACTTCTACCCTCTCCCAGAACGCATCA TCCACCTTCTCGTTCTGGAATCTCGTTGCCGAGCAACGGGATTACTGTGCTGGGAGGAGTTCGCTCTCGGTCTCCGTTGGCGACGCCGGGAGGTTGGGCGCGTAGACAAGAAATGGAAGAGCTGAGTGAACGGACGACAAGTGCCTGCACTGTGCAGGATAATGACATTCACACCACTGTTGACCCTGACAGCATCACACTCCG gcTGGTGAGGAATGGTGAAAGTCCGCAGAAGATGGCAGTAGAGAATTCCTGCCGCAATCTCAACATTGTGAAGAGCGTTG ATGTTTTGTATCAAGAGTACAGAGACACCTCTAAGCAGCAGGAGATCGAGCAGCGTCGACAGAGAGATGGGCTTCCAGCTGCGGGGTCAGGGGTCACGGCTGCGCCCGCATTGCAGCTACAGCTGAGGAACGGCATGCATTCACTGAGCCTCTGGCAAAACCTGGAGGTTGTGAAAAACAGTGGACTACTGAAGACCCTAGAGCCAAAGGAGATCATAGTGCAGGAG gCCATGTTTGAACTGGTGACATCTGAGGCATCGTACTACAAAAGTCTGGAGCTGCTGGAAACTGACTTTCTACGAAACCCTCTGCTTGTTAACACCTTGAGTCAGTCTGACATGCACTTCCTGTTCTCCAACATTAAGGACATCATGAAGGCAAGCGAGAG GTTCCTCATGGATCTGGAGCACAGGATCGAAGAGTCCATCCTGATCTCAGACGTGTGCGACATCGTTCATTTTCACGCTATTAAAAACTTCCAAGTCTTCGTCACCTACGTCATCAACCAGGCGTACCAGGAGAAGAACTACCGACGGATACT ACAAGAAAATTCTCTTTTCCGAGAGAATATATCCATTTTGGAGAATCAGCCGAAAGTGAAGGGCCTCTCGTTTACCTCCTTCCTCATCCTCCCTTTCCAGCGGATCACACGACTCAAACTACTTGTTCAG AATATTCTGAAGAAGGTGGAGGAAAATTCGGAGAGAGAAAAGACTGCAATATTGGCTCATCAAGAGTTGGAaagg ATTGTGAAGGATTGCAATGAAGGAGTGAGGAAGATGAGTCGCACCGAGGAGCTGATCAGCATCGAGAAAACGCTTGAATTCAAATCCAAG TCAGTGCCGGTGATTTCTCACTCTCGCTGGCTCCTGAAGAAGGGAGAGGTGCAGCAGATGTCCGGGCCCAAGAGCACCAGGACCATGCGCAGCCGCAAGCTCTATCACCCCATCTACCTGTTCCTGTTCAATAACCTGCTGCTCATCACCAAACGCAGCTCCAG TGGAGAGAAGTACCAGGTTCTGGACTCCTGCAGTCGTTCCATGCTGAGGACTGAAGACCTGGAGGATCAGGGTCAGATGCTGGCCTCAGTGTTTGTGCTGAAACTGCTGGAGAACCAGGAGGACAGAGAAGTCAGCTACATGCTCAAGACTGAAAGCAT AAGCGATAAACTGCGCTGGATATATGCTTTGACTCCAAACCGCCGTACGAGATTCCTCTCCACCAGCACTCACCAACCAG ATTCTCCCCAGGTTCAGTGCATCCAGTCGtactcctctcaggaacctgatgagcTCTGTGTAGAAATGGCTGATGTGCTGCACATTCTGGAGTGCACCGATGATG GCTGGATGTTGGGTGAAAGGTTGCATGATGGTGAGAGAGGCTGGTTCCCCATCCGTGTGGTGGAGAGGATCATGAGCGCAGAAGTTCGGGCTCAGAACCTTAAAGAGTGTCAACGGATCCAGCAGGCTCAGGAAGGAGCGCAGGGGGCCAGAGCTGCCTCCAGGGGGCGCCGCCCAGCCAAAAGCCCCCAATACACTCCCACCTGGACTGACCTGTAG